aaaaaagaaaagaaaagaagaaaaaaaagaaaagaaaagaaaaaagaaaagaaaagaagaaaaagaagaaaagaaaagaagaaaaagaagaaaagaaaagagaagaaaaagaagaaaagaaaagaaaagaaaaagaagaaaaagaaaaaaaaagagaaaaagaaaaaaaagaaaagaaaataataataataataataataaaaaatatatatatatatatttatatatatatatatatgaacaaacaaataaataaataaataaataaataaataaaataaaagaaaatgatgagagagagagtttctctctcttctttcagtctgaaccctgacttctctctctggaattggactttctctctctactttctctctctagaatttctctctctaagatatttctctctctctaaagttatttcctctaggattagcgtagtggaaggcttcatctgatgattttgatcgagtttagggaagagtctgattttaagtgaggttttgattttgggatttgttaaatttaattttgaattaaaattaatgtaaaaatataattttggataataggtacggaagaatctcctagaagttagtcgatctgttcattcagtgcttcatgaaagataagtaatgaatcatcttctcgaaatattccatatttattctgaaaataaataattattctctgaaattatgtatgatttatgaaattatgttttgaaagaaaagtacttttgaaagaTTATGGTACattgatttatgcacatgttttagtgaaagattattatatatattatggtacaaagtgttttgatacagatcggatttatgctctcagcctaactatgtttcagtgggccccgccaatggggattatacattggtactcagtggaccctgccagtgggggttgtgtgctggtgtttgtggaccctgccagtgggagttgtgcgctggtatttgtggaccctgccagtgggggttgtgcgctggtattctgtggatcccgccaatgggggttaaacgttggtcatagtcaaggctgttgagttacgagtggttttgaatcaaatcggatttatgattatattatatgtgaatatttgaaaatatttgatttgtattaaatcagcatgaaatatactcttagtttatttgcagcattattcttaaaaattatataatatctgaattatctagttgagatatttgttacttactgggctgtctagctcattacctttctttctatttttcagattcagataattaatatcgagcgtgggacgaaatattgggacagagcttttagaagcgagattagcattgtcaacttcattgaacttagatctattgttttatttttagtggaaaaaattttattggatgtaagatatttgatttaattacttgaattacagttgaataataattatttaaatttattctgctgtgatgtattgatatcgtgatgagatgccttgcgtgCTTATGGAGagtgttcttcataagtatgcggcggttgtcatgaccctcgattcacaatctcgggtcgggagcGTGACAATTAGGGTATCAACCAAGGCTTTACTTGATCTGATAAACTATTGTTCTATAGAGAAAAGGTACTAAGAGGCTAATTTGTTATCAAGAACAGATCTCCTAATATCTCTCTCTATGAAACTCTTAATAATCATGAGAGACAATATATTAGAGTGCTCCTACATTTTACATAATTTCTTAAGATAAGGAGACTAGTGGAGGTAAGTGGATCAGACTGAGGCTTATGAAGGGTCAAATCTAAGTCAAGGCATCCTAAAATAATGAAAAACTGCTCGTACCAATCAGGATAATTCGATCCAGCCAATGTGTGAATGTTAGATAGATACGACGAGAGTGAAGAAGAAGTCACAACTGTAGGTAAGAATATGCTCATAATTACAATCATGATATAGATTCTATAACATAATTTTGCTAATAATACTTATTATATAActataaaatatttttggacaagaATCATAGCATATAATAAGTATCGCAACtaatttaatcataattttaaacaTAATAAACAATACCAAAACATGCATCACATAAATCATAACCAACAATAATATGAAATATATaagcaagaacaataattatgGTATATACatgtaatttatatttaaactatAACCTATCATAGTAGTTGCATTTTCAATGATTAACTAATATGATTACAAAATCTGAGGTTAATCTCACCTTTGAGTGTAGAACTCTCCGTCTTTATGCAATTCAAGTTAGTCAACTTTTTACTattgattttgtatcaaattacagtcatttttggatcaactatAACAgacaaatttttatataattttaaaactatAATGAGAGAAAAAATCATTAGCTTTTAATGACTCAGCTATCCAAAATTCATAGAGTGCTTCAGGCCCTTTGGGGCTATGCAAAAACACACTTGAATATTGTAATAGTGAatgaaattatcaaataaataatatataaattatttaaatattctaTCATATATGGGAAtagaatcaaaatatttttcaaatcattGTGAGTTCAACAGTTCAAAAATCATTTAAATCAGATGTAAAATGGAAAAGATACATCGATTTTACTAAAAACTTTAAAATTAGAGGACTTAACCGTAAataatagaaagaaaagaaatttttttgtaaaaCTGCAGACACCTTTCTGTAATTAAATATGTTATAGGGGGTTATATGCAAaatgatttaaatcaaaattgggttaatgggttcggATCTAATCCGAAACCTAAATGGATCAGAAACCCAAAACTTGATATGTCTTGATAGGTTTGGATTTAATGGAATGGGTTTGGATCAGGATCCGTTAAGTCCGAACCCAATACCCATCACCTTCTTCCCTAAAAATCCCGATTAAGAGGTCTCAAACCCCAaaaccctcctttttttttttttaatattttcaagaAATTAATAAACCTTAATTTAATTTCCTAAGCTTTtgattaatttcaaaaaatataaaactttgatttttaatttttcaaaaataaatcaaaatttgttggaaaaatttttacatgaataCGAAATATGAAAccagagctctgataccatatattagataatttaattTCCATATGCCTGGATCGTACTCTAATATTCAtacaaaaattaaaatcataaataaattataccTTGCGCCATCGTTTTGCCAATATGATATATGATCATATAGCCCGTAGAGCATCTAATCTTCCTTCGTGGGCGGCATGATCTTCTCTCTTCTCATCCTTCTCCTTTATGTAGATGATTGATGGGAATCGTTCATTCTCTTGAAAGTTGTAGAAAAGAGACCAAACCACCTCTATTTATATCTGCACTTGTCTTATcctattaaaaatttattcctaattAGAGTTAAAATTTCAGTCTAAATCTtatcagaaataaatttttttaattaattaaatttactgTAATTGATTTAGAATATATGGCTAATCCAAAAAGTCAAATATGAGTAAGCGATAATTAGATCCTGTTAGGGTCAAATCTAACTGTGTATGCTATAGTTTGAACTTATCAACTTTATGAAAAATACAAGCCGATGATAGCTGTATGAAAGATACAAGCCGAACCCGTGTGCAAGACATCGGGTGCTGATCTTCTGTGGTGCGGAATTTGCACCACAGAATGCCGGCCTGCGATGGCAGATGGGATCAACGTGCAAACATTTGGATCCGAAGATTCTGATGAAAACAACCACGTCCAAGTTTTTAACATATCCTTTTTCATCTCCTCTTCCTCTTGTCTAGCGAGAATCACCGTCTGACCTTTGTATAACGGAGTATAAATAGATGACCAGGCTCTCACCAAGGAGACGTGTGATTTCCAAACATGTCGTCTTTATTACCTGGTTTTCCTCATGATCTATCGTCATATCATCCCCTTTTCTCCAGTTCCAGCAACCCCCATCCAATTCCATTCAAATATGTGGAAGCATTGCTGCATAAAGCCAACCATTCGACAACTCCAgcagctgcacccgtccaggatTACGATGAGCTCATCTCATCCCTCCCAGTGGAGCAAACCTCCATCCCCATCCGTAAGTACCAAAACTTCTGGTTCCCTGAAGGCCACCTCCCAGGCATCATGGCCATCCGCCAACACTTCAAGCCTCGCCCCGACGACCTCTTCCTCATATCCTTCCCCAAGTCCGGCACCACTTGGCTTAAAGCCCTGGCCTTCACCACCATGACCCGAACCCATTACCCCTTGGATCGCCACCCTCTCCTCAGCCTCAACCCCCACGACGTGGTGCCcttcatcgacgacctcttcgcCGCCGGCCAGGCTTCCAAGCTGGAAGCTCTGCCCTCCCCGAGAATCCTCGCCACCCACATGCTTTACTCCTTGCTGCCGGACTCCATCACCAGCTCCGGCTGCCGGATTATATACATCTGCCGGGATCCCAAGGACGCCGTCGTCTCGCTTTGGCACTTCTCCGCGAAGGCCACAGCTGCGAAAAGGaaggtgttgggtggatgtctggccaggacaccacctcccaagatcctttcagtaccacgcgatgcagcaggaagaaagaagaaacaaaacaaaaggaaaaacaatcaaaatacgtggatcagccacaaaagggctcgcctccacggggcatgcaaacttcactatgaaaagaaaattttacaagaggagacctcaccctcaacccttgtacacccaattctctctcacatgaagtttccctcacaaaagctctctctctcttggagacccccctgaacccctgaagagcctggcgaccgctgtccaggagcctcctgctccttctctcacagcgcctcacgcctctctctctcctctcggttcgtacggcggcgagaaaccaaaACCGCCCTCTCTCCTGTTcctctcaggccttttaaaggcttaaacaagaCTTAAAACatgttagagaaggattaggactccttaatcaagccaaatcacgtcccagaccgtccgatcaagaccgggagccacctgggccgtccgatcgcgctccggtccacgaaatagggccgtggaccgcgagaaccacgtgggaaacgcccacgcggtccacaggccgggcCGTAGACCACCCGgttcacggtggaccggggcaagggccagcaggccgctgggtcgcgcgtcccgcgcgggcctgggcctgggtcgcgcgtcccgcgcgggcctgggcctgggacgcgcgtcccgcgcaggcctgggtcgcgcgtcccgcgcgggcctgggtcccgcatcccacgcgggcctgggacgcgcgtcccgcgcgccgccgcctgcagccgcgccgctgccgcccgccgccggtcgccggcgatcctccgccgcctcgattttcgtgccgacttcgaaagctcgtatctcctccatccgagctccgattcaggtgatcttggtctcgttggactccgtttttcgccgcgaacctcgctgtgggctcaatgtgggctgaatctcgaggcgtcaaatcctaacaatctccacctcgactcgatattcggcctcctccaaactccgagagcttctggatctcctcgcccccatgccctggggcaatcgcctgctgatcatggatgggcaaacatgggagtcgagccaggctgctcgatcccatctccgtcgtatgctgtgctcctcctgacctgagacctgctcggggcatcatcctgcggcaataggaatcttaccttgcgacgtcgcctctcgtcctcccgagtctcttgtctcgtgcccgatccacctcctggagctccacctcgctctgggctccacctggctcccgatgctccacctcgcactgggctccctgccaggtaataatgtcctctgctccccttcttcccctccagcacaatcctatcaccgcgtagcaccctcaggattcctccacca
This genomic window from Elaeis guineensis isolate ETL-2024a chromosome 13, EG11, whole genome shotgun sequence contains:
- the LOC140853414 gene encoding flavonol sulfotransferase-like isoform X2, translated to MSSLLPGFPHDLSSYHPLFSSSSNPHPIPFKYVEALLHKANHSTTPAAAPVQDYDELISSLPVEQTSIPIRHLPGIMAIRQHFKPRPDDLFLISFPKSGTTWLKALAFTTMTRTHYPLDRHPLLSLNPHDVVPFIDDLFAAGQASKLEALPSPRILATHMLYSLLPDSITSSGCRIIYICRDPKDAVVSLWHFSAKATAAKRKECFPFDKFFEMACEGNFSYSPIWDHSLEYWKESLRRPEKVLFLKYEEMLEEPKANVKRLAEFLGWPFSEEEEKGGVVEEIITLCSFEKLKCLDVNKKGCQEVAVFQVANDSFFRKGEVGDWRNHASPEMAQKLDGIVREKLEGSGLTIPGVEEATAED
- the LOC140853414 gene encoding flavonol sulfotransferase-like isoform X1; this translates as MSSLLPGFPHDLSSYHPLFSSSSNPHPIPFKYVEALLHKANHSTTPAAAPVQDYDELISSLPVEQTSIPIRKYQNFWFPEGHLPGIMAIRQHFKPRPDDLFLISFPKSGTTWLKALAFTTMTRTHYPLDRHPLLSLNPHDVVPFIDDLFAAGQASKLEALPSPRILATHMLYSLLPDSITSSGCRIIYICRDPKDAVVSLWHFSAKATAAKRKECFPFDKFFEMACEGNFSYSPIWDHSLEYWKESLRRPEKVLFLKYEEMLEEPKANVKRLAEFLGWPFSEEEEKGGVVEEIITLCSFEKLKCLDVNKKGCQEVAVFQVANDSFFRKGEVGDWRNHASPEMAQKLDGIVREKLEGSGLTIPGVEEATAED